In one Halictus rubicundus isolate RS-2024b chromosome 14, iyHalRubi1_principal, whole genome shotgun sequence genomic region, the following are encoded:
- the LOC143360960 gene encoding terminal nucleotidyltransferase 5C isoform X2, which yields MCGSLEIGEERQRRVAMMESLCQVNGTKTNGGNGGNETNSINSTSNNPDCPDPQQRLAVLSFEQVRRLNDVMNEVVCIHGRGNFPTLEVRLRDLVTVVRSKLETDPSNGGAGMRVRDIRLNGGAASHVLATESQPYNDLDLIFAVELSSGRNYDKVKTAVLGSLFDLLPEGVSRKRITTCSLKEAYVSKMVKVNNDGDRWSLISLGNSRGHRNVELKFVDSMRRQFEFSVDSFQIVLDSLLLFYECSKLPIGENFYPTVVGESVYGDFQEALYHLHKKLISTRHPEEIRGGGLLKYCNLLVKMYKPYQPDYIKTLERYMCSRFFIDFPDISQQRAKLENYLWNHFVGPEEEALKYQYLMLLYNVVEESTVCLMGHERRQTLSLIESLAYQVLCQEQQQRLTNHQQAPPGPQATYVYANGFYYAPVIPTACYTCTCNSWMACSS from the exons ATG TGTGGCTCCCTGGAGATCGGCGAGGAACGCCAGCGTCGGGTCGCAATGATGGAGTCCCTCTGCCAGGTGAACGGCACGAAGACGAATGGCGGGAACGGTGGCAACGAGACCAACAGCATCAACAGCACGAGCAACAATCCGGACTGTCCGGACCCGCAACAGAGGTTGGCGGTGCTCAGCTTCGAGCAAGTTCGTCGTCTGAACGACGTGATGAACGAGGTGGTCTGCATCCACGGGCGTGGCAACTTCCCAACGCTGGAGGTCCGTCTGAGGGACCTGGTGACGGTGGTCCGGAGCAAACTGGAGACGGACCCTAGCAACGGCGGAGCTGGCATGAGGGTACGGGACATCCGGCTGAACGGCGGTGCAGCGTCCCACGTTCTAGCGACCGAGTCCCAGCCCTACAACGACCTGGACCTGATCTTCGCGGTGGAGCTGTCCAGCGGCAGGAACTACGACAAGGTGAAGACCGCGGTGCTCGGCTCGTTGTTCGACCTGCTGCCGGAAGGGGTCAGCCGCAAACGCATCACCACCTGCAGCCTGAAGGAGGCCTACGTCAGCAAGATGGTGAAAGTGAACAACGACGGCGACCGGTGGTCCCTGATCTCCCTCGGCAACTCCCGGGGTCACAGGAACGTCGAGCTGAAGTTCGTCGACTCGATGAGGCGGCAGTTCGAGTTCTCCGTCGACTCGTTCCAGATCGTCCTCGACTCTCTGCTGTTGTTCTACGAGTGCAGCAAGCTGCCGATCGGCGAGAACTTCTACCCAACCGTGGTCGGCGAGTCGGTCTACGGAGACTTCCAAGAGGCGTTGTACCACCTCCACAAGAAACTGATCTCCACCAGGCATCCGGAGGAGATCCGCGGAGGCGGTTTGCTCAAGTACTGCAACCTGCTGGTCAAGATGTACAAACCCTACCAGCCGGACTACATCAAGACCCTCGAGCGTTACATGTGCTCGAGATTCTTCATCGATTTCCCGGACATCAGCCAGCAACGCGCCAAGCTGGAGAACTACCTGTGGAATCATTTCGTCGGGCCCGAGGAGGAGGCTCTGAAATACCAGTACCTGATGCTGCTGTACAACGTCGTGGAGGAGTCCACGGTGTGTCTGATGGGTCACGAGAGACGACAGACCCTCTCGCTGATCGAGAGCCTCGCCTATCAGGTGCTGTGCCAGGAGCAACAGCAACGGCTCACGAATCATCAACAAGCGCCGCCCGGGCCCCAAGCCACCTACGTTTACGCGAACGGTTTCTACTACGCTCCGGTGATACCAACCGCGTGCTACACGTGCACCTGCAACTCGTGGATGGCGTGCTCGTCGTGA
- the LOC143360960 gene encoding terminal nucleotidyltransferase 5C isoform X3, with amino-acid sequence MMESLCQVNGTKTNGGNGGNETNSINSTSNNPDCPDPQQRLAVLSFEQVRRLNDVMNEVVCIHGRGNFPTLEVRLRDLVTVVRSKLETDPSNGGAGMRVRDIRLNGGAASHVLATESQPYNDLDLIFAVELSSGRNYDKVKTAVLGSLFDLLPEGVSRKRITTCSLKEAYVSKMVKVNNDGDRWSLISLGNSRGHRNVELKFVDSMRRQFEFSVDSFQIVLDSLLLFYECSKLPIGENFYPTVVGESVYGDFQEALYHLHKKLISTRHPEEIRGGGLLKYCNLLVKMYKPYQPDYIKTLERYMCSRFFIDFPDISQQRAKLENYLWNHFVGPEEEALKYQYLMLLYNVVEESTVCLMGHERRQTLSLIESLAYQVLCQEQQQRLTNHQQAPPGPQATYVYANGFYYAPVIPTACYTCTCNSWMACSS; translated from the coding sequence ATGATGGAGTCCCTCTGCCAGGTGAACGGCACGAAGACGAATGGCGGGAACGGTGGCAACGAGACCAACAGCATCAACAGCACGAGCAACAATCCGGACTGTCCGGACCCGCAACAGAGGTTGGCGGTGCTCAGCTTCGAGCAAGTTCGTCGTCTGAACGACGTGATGAACGAGGTGGTCTGCATCCACGGGCGTGGCAACTTCCCAACGCTGGAGGTCCGTCTGAGGGACCTGGTGACGGTGGTCCGGAGCAAACTGGAGACGGACCCTAGCAACGGCGGAGCTGGCATGAGGGTACGGGACATCCGGCTGAACGGCGGTGCAGCGTCCCACGTTCTAGCGACCGAGTCCCAGCCCTACAACGACCTGGACCTGATCTTCGCGGTGGAGCTGTCCAGCGGCAGGAACTACGACAAGGTGAAGACCGCGGTGCTCGGCTCGTTGTTCGACCTGCTGCCGGAAGGGGTCAGCCGCAAACGCATCACCACCTGCAGCCTGAAGGAGGCCTACGTCAGCAAGATGGTGAAAGTGAACAACGACGGCGACCGGTGGTCCCTGATCTCCCTCGGCAACTCCCGGGGTCACAGGAACGTCGAGCTGAAGTTCGTCGACTCGATGAGGCGGCAGTTCGAGTTCTCCGTCGACTCGTTCCAGATCGTCCTCGACTCTCTGCTGTTGTTCTACGAGTGCAGCAAGCTGCCGATCGGCGAGAACTTCTACCCAACCGTGGTCGGCGAGTCGGTCTACGGAGACTTCCAAGAGGCGTTGTACCACCTCCACAAGAAACTGATCTCCACCAGGCATCCGGAGGAGATCCGCGGAGGCGGTTTGCTCAAGTACTGCAACCTGCTGGTCAAGATGTACAAACCCTACCAGCCGGACTACATCAAGACCCTCGAGCGTTACATGTGCTCGAGATTCTTCATCGATTTCCCGGACATCAGCCAGCAACGCGCCAAGCTGGAGAACTACCTGTGGAATCATTTCGTCGGGCCCGAGGAGGAGGCTCTGAAATACCAGTACCTGATGCTGCTGTACAACGTCGTGGAGGAGTCCACGGTGTGTCTGATGGGTCACGAGAGACGACAGACCCTCTCGCTGATCGAGAGCCTCGCCTATCAGGTGCTGTGCCAGGAGCAACAGCAACGGCTCACGAATCATCAACAAGCGCCGCCCGGGCCCCAAGCCACCTACGTTTACGCGAACGGTTTCTACTACGCTCCGGTGATACCAACCGCGTGCTACACGTGCACCTGCAACTCGTGGATGGCGTGCTCGTCGTGA